CTACACGACGGATCTCGGCGAAGAGGGCGTCGATCTCGGCAAGCTCTACGATTACGACATCATCCTGCTCGACCTGAACCTGCCCGACATGTCCGGCTACGAGGTTCTGCGCTCGCTCCGGGTCGCGAAGGTGAAGACGCCGATCCTGATCCTCTCCGGCCTTGCCGGCATCGAGGACAAGGTGAAGGGTCTGGGCTTCGGCGCCGACGACTACCTGACCAAGCCCTTCCACAAGGACGAGCTGGTCGCCCGCATCCACGCCATCGTGCGCCGCTCGAAGGGCCACGCCCAGTCGGTCATCACCACGGGTGACCTCGTCGTCAATCTCGACACCAAGACCGTCGAGGTCGATGCGGCCCGCGTCCATCTGACGGGCAAGGAATACCAGATGCTGGAGCTGCTCTCGCTCCGCAA
This portion of the Bosea sp. OAE506 genome encodes:
- the ctrA gene encoding response regulator transcription factor CtrA — its product is MRVLLIEDDSATAQSIELMLKSESFNVYTTDLGEEGVDLGKLYDYDIILLDLNLPDMSGYEVLRSLRVAKVKTPILILSGLAGIEDKVKGLGFGADDYLTKPFHKDELVARIHAIVRRSKGHAQSVITTGDLVVNLDTKTVEVDAARVHLTGKEYQMLELLSLRKGTTLTKEMFLNHLYGGMDEPELKIIDVFICKLRKKLANASDGKNYIETVWGRGYVLREPTEAEERIPA